A window of Equus caballus isolate H_3958 breed thoroughbred chromosome 10, TB-T2T, whole genome shotgun sequence contains these coding sequences:
- the LOC100055052 gene encoding leukocyte immunoglobulin-like receptor subfamily A member 5 isoform X2: MSMVLPSMLCLGLCLGQSTQAQKGTLPPPLLTAVPGTMVPRGTPVMILCRGPAEAEAYVLSRVRSPEPLDSEKQLLSKKTNTWSITGMTPYWAGLYHCSYQSGGSWSQFSDPLQLVMTRAYDKPSLSSMTGIMAPSGENVKLRCFSTLKFDAFILMKKDGVHIIQNQISTPEGGGHQAVFLLNQVSSTQTGTYRCYGVFSRHPYVWSHPSDRLQLWVTEASDDPGPTNPGPSPEFPDEITTLPTMTGGMKEHAAWHLSAENQVRLSMAGLILFVLVVLLAEAWYSRKMPFNGHRQAPT; encoded by the exons ATGTCCATGGTTCTTCCCTCCATGCTCTGTCTTG GGTTGTGTCTAGGCCAGAGCACTCAGGCGCAGAAAG gaacTCTCCCACCACCTCTTCTCACAGCTGTACCAGGAACTATGGTTCCACGTGGGACTCCTGTAATGATCCTGTGCCGAGGGCCTGCAGAAGCTGAAGCATACGTGCTGTCTAGAGTGAGAAGCCCTGAGCCCTTGGATAGTGAGAAACAACTGCTGTCCAAGAAGACAAACACTTGGAGTATCACAGGGATGACGCCATACTGGGCAGGATTGTACCACTGTTCCTATCAGAGTGGAGGCAGCTGGTCCCAGTTCAGTGACCCCCTGCAGCTGGTGATGACTA gagCTTATGACAAACCCTCCCTCTCAAGCATGACTGGTATCATGGCACCTTCAGGGGAGAATGTGAAGTTGCGGTGTTTCTCAACACTCAAGTTTGATGCATTTATTCTTATGAAGAAAGATGGAGTTCACATCATCCAGAACCAAATATCCACCCCTGAGGGTGGTGGACACCAGGCTGTGTTCCTTTTGAATCAAGTCTCCTCCACACAAACTGGGACCTACAGATGCTATGGTGTCTTCAGTCGTCACCCCTATGTGTGGTCTCACCCCAGCGACCGATTACAGCTTTGGGTCACAG AAGCTTCTGACGATCCCGGTCCCACGAACCCCGGACCTTCGCCTG AATTCCCTGATGAGATCACCACACTGCCCACTATGACAGGAGGAATGAAAG AGCATGCTGCTTGGCATCTTTCTGCAGAGAATCAAGTCCGGCTGAGTATGGCTGGCCTGATTCTCTTCGTCCTGGTGGTGCTCTTGGCTGAGGCCTGGTACAGCCGGAAGATGCCCTTCAATGGACACAGACAAGCCCCCACCTGA
- the LOC100055052 gene encoding leukocyte immunoglobulin-like receptor subfamily A member 5 isoform X1 has product MSMVLPSMLCLGESGREGPSYKYKATGDRSIGSRRLSCLTRCFLPGLCLGQSTQAQKGTLPPPLLTAVPGTMVPRGTPVMILCRGPAEAEAYVLSRVRSPEPLDSEKQLLSKKTNTWSITGMTPYWAGLYHCSYQSGGSWSQFSDPLQLVMTRAYDKPSLSSMTGIMAPSGENVKLRCFSTLKFDAFILMKKDGVHIIQNQISTPEGGGHQAVFLLNQVSSTQTGTYRCYGVFSRHPYVWSHPSDRLQLWVTEASDDPGPTNPGPSPEFPDEITTLPTMTGGMKEHAAWHLSAENQVRLSMAGLILFVLVVLLAEAWYSRKMPFNGHRQAPT; this is encoded by the exons ATGTCCATGGTTCTTCCCTCCATGCTCTGTCTTGGTGAGTCTGGGAGAGAAGGGCCCAGCTATAAATACAAGGCTACAGGGGACAGGTCCATCGGTTCTAGGAGGCTGAGCTGTCTCACCCGTTGTTTCCTTCCAGGGTTGTGTCTAGGCCAGAGCACTCAGGCGCAGAAAG gaacTCTCCCACCACCTCTTCTCACAGCTGTACCAGGAACTATGGTTCCACGTGGGACTCCTGTAATGATCCTGTGCCGAGGGCCTGCAGAAGCTGAAGCATACGTGCTGTCTAGAGTGAGAAGCCCTGAGCCCTTGGATAGTGAGAAACAACTGCTGTCCAAGAAGACAAACACTTGGAGTATCACAGGGATGACGCCATACTGGGCAGGATTGTACCACTGTTCCTATCAGAGTGGAGGCAGCTGGTCCCAGTTCAGTGACCCCCTGCAGCTGGTGATGACTA gagCTTATGACAAACCCTCCCTCTCAAGCATGACTGGTATCATGGCACCTTCAGGGGAGAATGTGAAGTTGCGGTGTTTCTCAACACTCAAGTTTGATGCATTTATTCTTATGAAGAAAGATGGAGTTCACATCATCCAGAACCAAATATCCACCCCTGAGGGTGGTGGACACCAGGCTGTGTTCCTTTTGAATCAAGTCTCCTCCACACAAACTGGGACCTACAGATGCTATGGTGTCTTCAGTCGTCACCCCTATGTGTGGTCTCACCCCAGCGACCGATTACAGCTTTGGGTCACAG AAGCTTCTGACGATCCCGGTCCCACGAACCCCGGACCTTCGCCTG AATTCCCTGATGAGATCACCACACTGCCCACTATGACAGGAGGAATGAAAG AGCATGCTGCTTGGCATCTTTCTGCAGAGAATCAAGTCCGGCTGAGTATGGCTGGCCTGATTCTCTTCGTCCTGGTGGTGCTCTTGGCTGAGGCCTGGTACAGCCGGAAGATGCCCTTCAATGGACACAGACAAGCCCCCACCTGA